In a single window of the Phycisphaerales bacterium genome:
- the tmk gene encoding dTMP kinase: protein MNLGGKFLVIDGPDGSGKGTQLDRLARWVGTQGGTPRRARDPGGTEIGDRIRHVLLGFDLSQMDPRCEALLFMASRAQLLAEIVRPALQAGETVVCDRFISATCAYQGAIGVPAGDIVALGRLAVEDTWPDLTIVLDVPPEIGFGRTGRKPHHVARRGDVGQLSIFEGATADAMERRPLEYHRRVRELFLELPRLYPAPVVIIDGQRDEAAVWADVEQAVCRALG, encoded by the coding sequence ATGAACCTCGGCGGCAAGTTTCTCGTGATCGACGGTCCGGATGGCTCCGGAAAAGGCACGCAGCTTGATCGGCTGGCCCGCTGGGTCGGTACCCAGGGGGGCACGCCGCGGCGGGCCCGCGATCCCGGCGGAACGGAGATCGGCGACCGTATTCGGCACGTGCTGTTGGGCTTCGACCTCAGCCAGATGGACCCGCGTTGTGAGGCCCTTCTCTTCATGGCCTCACGGGCGCAATTGCTGGCGGAGATCGTACGGCCGGCGTTGCAGGCCGGTGAAACGGTGGTGTGTGACCGTTTTATCTCGGCGACCTGTGCGTACCAGGGTGCGATCGGCGTGCCGGCGGGGGATATCGTCGCCCTGGGTCGGTTGGCGGTAGAGGATACCTGGCCGGATTTGACCATCGTGCTGGATGTGCCGCCGGAGATTGGTTTCGGGAGGACGGGGCGGAAGCCGCATCACGTCGCGCGCCGCGGGGATGTGGGACAGCTCAGCATTTTCGAAGGGGCGACGGCCGATGCGATGGAGCGCCGGCCGCTGGAGTACCACCGGCGCGTTCGGGAGCTGTTTCTCGAGTTGCCGCGGTTGTACCCGGCGCCGGTGGTGATCATTGACGGACAGCGTGACGAAGCGGCTGTCTGGGCGGATGTGGAACAGGCGGTGTGCCGTGCGCTGGGCTGA
- a CDS encoding transcriptional repressor: MPVRNTTQRRIIREIFKRATRPLSTQEVLAEAQRVRSSLGIATVYRTLKLLTQENWLRIVRLPGVSPRYELATTRNQHHFFCKDCQRAFRTVCRADLLTDVVPSGFVVEDHNIVLYGRCDECCQSAAHPRPGEQATYSTPGTSPSPIRTAAQ; this comes from the coding sequence GTGCCTGTCCGCAACACCACCCAGCGCCGCATCATCCGCGAGATCTTCAAGCGCGCCACGCGTCCCTTGTCGACGCAGGAGGTCCTGGCGGAGGCCCAGCGTGTGCGGTCCAGCTTGGGCATCGCCACGGTCTACCGGACCCTGAAATTGCTGACACAAGAGAATTGGCTTCGCATTGTACGGTTGCCGGGAGTTTCACCCCGGTACGAGCTGGCAACCACCCGGAACCAGCACCATTTCTTCTGCAAGGATTGCCAGCGCGCATTCCGGACGGTCTGCCGGGCCGACCTCCTCACCGACGTTGTTCCGAGCGGCTTCGTGGTCGAGGATCACAACATCGTCCTCTACGGTCGCTGCGATGAATGCTGTCAAAGCGCTGCCCATCCACGACCCGGCGAACAGGCGACCTATTCGACCCCAGGAACCTCGCCCAGCCCTATCCGGACAGCCGCTCAGTAG
- a CDS encoding CopG family transcriptional regulator — MPSPHHQKEAVITFKADSALLDALKNIPNRSEFIREAILAALDNSCPLCHGSGVLTPNQKRHWDSFTETHKLRECGDCHEIHLVCPGTTEPDTTVTHGTP; from the coding sequence ATGCCTTCCCCGCACCATCAGAAAGAAGCGGTGATTACCTTCAAGGCCGACAGCGCGTTGCTCGACGCCCTGAAGAACATTCCCAACCGCTCGGAGTTTATCCGCGAAGCGATCCTCGCCGCGCTCGACAATAGTTGTCCGCTCTGTCACGGCTCCGGGGTGCTGACACCGAATCAGAAGCGGCACTGGGACTCATTCACCGAAACGCACAAGCTCCGCGAGTGTGGGGACTGCCACGAGATTCACCTCGTCTGCCCCGGCACCACGGAACCCGACACCACCGTCACCCACGGTACACCGTGA
- a CDS encoding zinc ABC transporter substrate-binding protein — translation MESIRTLAGWAAGWATLLALSAPVPGHAQDTTRPARLKVAVTIAPQAYFVERIGGEHVEVTVVVGPGQSPHAYEPTPRQVAALEASQLYFTIGIEVERALVPKLRGMFKNMEFVDTRRGIALRRMTAAELHADCDHGHEQAPRGRHEHGDGAVHDHFSGAPDPHIWMNPRLVKIQAQTITEALSAADGARAELYKLNLAAFERDLDAVHAEIAAVLQPFKGREVFVFHPAYGYFLDEFGLKQVPVEVDGKQPSSRQLAMLIDRARAAGVKVIFVEPQFSPRSAKAVADAIDGVVVTLDPLARDYLVNLRSITLKIRDKFESPVVEKD, via the coding sequence GTGGAATCCATTCGAACACTGGCAGGATGGGCCGCCGGCTGGGCAACGCTGCTCGCGCTGAGCGCACCGGTCCCAGGACACGCGCAGGACACAACCCGCCCCGCCCGGCTGAAGGTGGCGGTCACCATTGCCCCGCAGGCGTACTTCGTGGAACGTATCGGCGGCGAACATGTCGAGGTCACCGTCGTCGTCGGCCCGGGCCAATCCCCGCACGCGTACGAGCCGACGCCGCGCCAAGTCGCCGCACTCGAAGCTTCGCAGCTCTATTTCACAATCGGCATCGAGGTCGAACGGGCGTTGGTGCCGAAGCTCAGGGGCATGTTCAAGAACATGGAGTTCGTGGATACACGCCGCGGTATCGCCCTGCGACGCATGACGGCCGCCGAACTGCATGCCGACTGCGACCACGGGCACGAGCAGGCCCCGCGCGGCCGGCATGAGCACGGCGACGGGGCGGTGCACGATCACTTCAGCGGCGCACCCGATCCCCATATCTGGATGAATCCGCGGCTGGTGAAGATTCAGGCGCAGACGATCACGGAAGCCCTGAGCGCCGCGGACGGGGCGCGGGCGGAATTGTATAAACTGAATCTGGCCGCCTTCGAGCGTGACCTCGATGCCGTGCATGCTGAGATCGCCGCGGTGCTGCAACCGTTCAAGGGGCGAGAGGTCTTCGTCTTCCACCCGGCGTACGGATACTTCCTGGACGAGTTCGGACTGAAGCAGGTGCCCGTCGAGGTGGATGGCAAGCAACCGTCCTCGCGGCAGCTTGCGATGCTGATTGACCGGGCCCGCGCGGCGGGCGTCAAGGTGATCTTCGTGGAACCGCAGTTTTCACCGCGTTCGGCCAAGGCCGTGGCGGACGCCATTGACGGTGTCGTCGTTACACTGGACCCACTTGCGCGCGACTACCTGGTGAATTTGCGGAGCATCACGCTGAAGATCCGCGACAAGTTTGAGTCCCCCGTGGTGGAAAAGGATTAG
- a CDS encoding ABC transporter ATP-binding protein has protein sequence MAGCTGDHPAVERTSPLVTAAPVVKLQNVSFAYGAVPVVQDVSFALAPGDFACIVGPNGGGKTTLLRLMLGLLQPQSGAVHLFGRPPIAARRRIGYMPQYTQLDPQFPALVRDVVRMGLLHNWHLGPFFGRAVARADEALREVGMAEFARRPFAALSGGQRQRVLIARALACNPELLLLDEPTANLDPLVQDDMTQLLTQLNRRLTIVLVSHDVGFVARHVRTVICVNRTAVLHRAEEVTGDSIRALYGPGVQLVHHYHADHDHGHRH, from the coding sequence ATGGCAGGATGCACCGGAGACCACCCCGCCGTGGAAAGGACCAGTCCCCTGGTGACTGCAGCACCGGTCGTCAAATTACAAAACGTTTCGTTTGCTTACGGCGCCGTGCCGGTCGTGCAGGATGTTTCGTTCGCGCTCGCGCCGGGAGACTTCGCCTGTATCGTCGGCCCCAACGGCGGCGGCAAGACCACCCTGCTGCGCCTCATGCTGGGTTTGCTGCAACCGCAAAGCGGCGCGGTGCATCTGTTCGGGCGGCCACCAATCGCGGCGCGGCGACGCATCGGCTACATGCCGCAATACACGCAACTCGATCCACAGTTCCCCGCCCTTGTACGCGATGTGGTCCGCATGGGCCTGCTGCACAACTGGCACCTGGGACCGTTCTTCGGACGGGCGGTGGCCCGCGCGGACGAAGCCCTGCGCGAGGTCGGAATGGCTGAGTTCGCGCGGCGACCTTTTGCAGCGCTTTCCGGCGGCCAGCGACAGCGTGTCCTGATCGCCCGGGCCCTCGCCTGCAACCCCGAGCTGCTGCTGCTCGACGAGCCGACCGCGAATCTCGATCCGCTCGTGCAGGACGACATGACCCAGTTGCTGACCCAGCTCAACCGGCGGCTGACGATCGTGCTCGTATCGCACGACGTGGGCTTCGTCGCCCGGCATGTACGCACGGTGATCTGCGTCAACCGCACGGCGGTTCTGCACCGGGCGGAGGAAGTCACCGGTGATTCCATCCGGGCGCTCTATGGCCCGGGGGTGCAGCTCGTGCATCACTATCATGCGGACCACGACCACGGCCACCGGCATTAA
- a CDS encoding metal ABC transporter permease produces MLEFFEHLPRYAFLQTALLSGLLASVACGIIGSYVVVRRISYMAGGIAHCILGGLGAAYYLQVTQGWEWLNPLYGAFVAALLAAAIIGFVSMRARQREDTVIGALWAVGMAIGVVFMALTPGYQQDLTNYLFGSALLVQKSDLWLLVGLDVLVVGVGLLFYQQFKAVCFDEEFARLRGINVETYYITLLMLTAVTVVLLTTVVGVVLVIALLTLPAAIAGHFVRTLGQLMVLATLLCMGLTTTGLAVSYVPDLPPGATTILLAGALYLVVVVAFRVWPRRRVPVRA; encoded by the coding sequence ATGCTGGAATTCTTCGAACACCTGCCGAGATACGCCTTCCTGCAAACGGCGCTGTTAAGCGGCCTGCTCGCCAGCGTGGCGTGCGGGATCATCGGCAGCTACGTGGTGGTACGGCGCATTTCCTACATGGCCGGCGGCATCGCGCACTGCATTCTCGGGGGGCTCGGGGCCGCGTACTACCTGCAGGTTACGCAGGGCTGGGAATGGCTGAACCCGCTCTACGGCGCTTTCGTAGCCGCGCTCCTTGCGGCGGCGATCATCGGATTCGTCAGCATGCGGGCCCGGCAGCGGGAGGACACGGTGATCGGGGCCCTCTGGGCCGTGGGCATGGCGATCGGTGTCGTATTCATGGCGCTGACGCCGGGCTACCAGCAGGATCTGACCAACTACCTTTTTGGCAGCGCGCTGCTGGTACAGAAGTCCGACCTGTGGCTGCTAGTCGGGCTCGACGTACTGGTCGTCGGCGTCGGGCTGCTGTTTTACCAGCAGTTCAAGGCCGTATGCTTCGACGAGGAATTCGCCCGCTTGCGCGGGATCAATGTCGAGACCTACTACATCACTTTGCTGATGTTGACGGCCGTGACGGTCGTACTCCTGACCACCGTGGTGGGCGTCGTGCTCGTGATCGCCCTGCTGACGCTACCAGCCGCGATCGCGGGACACTTTGTGCGGACGCTCGGGCAGCTCATGGTCCTCGCAACACTGCTGTGCATGGGGCTGACGACAACGGGGCTCGCGGTCAGCTATGTGCCCGACCTACCGCCGGGGGCGACGACGATCCTGCTGGCCGGCGCACTGTACCTGGTAGTGGTGGTTGCATTCCGAGTGTGGCCGCGACGCCGGGTGCCCGTCCGAGCGTAG
- a CDS encoding transposase domain-containing protein, whose amino-acid sequence MHLPSLAQLDRATQTRNWLCLAEQQIKRIALLRKNALFAGSPRGGETAAILSTLTSTCRRHDINPQAYLTQFLANLPDTPVSRLDDWLPDHWKKTSATPPASSSPAQP is encoded by the coding sequence ATGCACCTGCCGTCGCTGGCACAGCTGGACCGTGCGACTCAGACGCGGAACTGGCTGTGCCTGGCAGAGCAGCAGATAAAGCGGATCGCGTTGCTGCGGAAGAACGCGCTCTTCGCGGGCTCGCCCCGCGGCGGCGAGACGGCCGCGATCCTCAGCACGCTCACCAGCACCTGCCGCCGGCACGACATCAACCCGCAGGCCTACCTCACGCAGTTCCTCGCCAACCTCCCCGACACGCCTGTCAGCCGGCTGGACGACTGGCTGCCGGACCATTGGAAGAAAACGTCAGCCACCCCACCCGCATCATCATCCCCCGCACAACCCTGA
- a CDS encoding transposase encodes MTRIYAPGFRHVMLGVMSKARKSDAAVRWRELVRGQAASGLSVAAYCRRVRVPPSSFYAWRRELRDADAQRSDAMTFAEVRVVAPVGARNS; translated from the coding sequence ATGACCCGCATCTACGCGCCGGGTTTTCGGCATGTCATGCTGGGGGTCATGAGCAAGGCGAGGAAATCAGACGCGGCCGTACGCTGGCGTGAGCTTGTGCGCGGTCAGGCCGCGAGCGGGTTGTCGGTGGCGGCGTATTGCCGCCGGGTGCGGGTGCCGCCGTCCTCGTTCTATGCCTGGCGGCGGGAGTTGCGGGACGCAGACGCGCAGCGGAGCGACGCCATGACCTTTGCCGAGGTGCGGGTGGTTGCGCCGGTCGGTGCGCGGAACAGCTAG
- a CDS encoding winged helix-turn-helix transcriptional regulator, translated as MNADKLQRLAVLSTQLAETLMTAAICANEIRALVRGELDAQAARGRRLPTNEPQSAARPLVDDSTFTVSWGGRTCPLRHTVLFRLAARLARHPNQYISADQLLHDVWEQGVKSGDTIRSAVHRLRQRFDRAGMHDLAAAIHGTGGRYGLILNGRE; from the coding sequence ATGAACGCTGACAAGCTCCAACGTCTCGCCGTGCTGTCGACGCAACTGGCCGAAACGCTCATGACCGCCGCAATCTGCGCCAACGAAATTCGCGCGCTGGTCCGTGGCGAACTCGACGCACAGGCCGCTCGCGGGCGACGTCTGCCAACGAACGAGCCGCAGAGCGCCGCGCGCCCGCTCGTCGACGATTCCACGTTCACGGTGTCGTGGGGCGGCAGGACCTGTCCGCTGCGGCACACGGTTCTCTTCCGCTTGGCGGCGCGCCTGGCCCGACATCCGAACCAGTATATCTCCGCCGACCAGCTCCTCCATGATGTCTGGGAGCAGGGGGTCAAATCCGGGGACACGATTCGCAGCGCCGTTCATCGACTACGGCAGCGCTTCGACCGCGCGGGGATGCACGATCTGGCGGCTGCGATCCACGGCACCGGCGGCCGGTATGGGCTGATTCTGAACGGTCGCGAGTGA
- a CDS encoding recombinase family protein, with product MSEQAASSRLPWWVRPEAPGAAPVPRFRAVAYYRHSAQDRQENSVAIQQEQVQQWARENSVEIVHDFADRGKSGLTAEGRDGFNDMMENWVKARHDFDFVLCLDVSRWGRFQDIDLSATYSAECKRHGKQVIYTTLGKPKPNDHFYQVCVQFERFRAAQYSKELSDKVFRGCVKISEQGYWAGGKPPYALRRLLLDEVRHPVQTLAPGQRKSIQNQRVTLAPGEQLHVATVQRIFREFTQTLRSMQVIAEQLNRDGVRSPGGGQWDRGKVRHILLNELYVGTLIYNRTTQKLKTPTRHNPKDRWIKSPGALDPLVERGIFDEAQRLLAQATLRYTPEYMLDRLRNVLTEHAQVRPALLRAAPNTPAATTYAKHFSSLDAAYQQVFGDALRAVKEDVEAQLRRLVTQVEAYDDFLVLNGRFTVLIQPSMPVPHGYSHYWYFRPDARAVVDITLGVPVSGPQGPEILGYLALPRLLVERRGIRLFSTSEARLDLYGHRGLDVIFQLAR from the coding sequence ATGTCGGAACAAGCAGCAAGCAGTCGACTGCCGTGGTGGGTACGCCCCGAAGCGCCGGGCGCGGCGCCAGTCCCACGCTTTCGTGCGGTGGCCTACTACCGACATTCCGCCCAGGACCGGCAGGAGAATTCCGTCGCCATCCAGCAGGAGCAGGTGCAGCAGTGGGCGCGGGAGAACAGCGTCGAGATCGTGCACGACTTCGCCGATCGCGGCAAATCCGGCCTGACCGCAGAGGGGCGCGACGGCTTCAACGACATGATGGAGAATTGGGTCAAGGCCCGTCACGATTTTGACTTCGTGCTGTGCCTCGACGTGAGCCGCTGGGGCCGCTTCCAGGACATCGACCTGTCGGCGACCTACAGCGCCGAGTGCAAGCGTCACGGCAAGCAGGTGATTTATACAACGCTGGGCAAGCCCAAGCCGAACGACCATTTCTATCAGGTCTGCGTCCAGTTCGAGCGGTTCCGCGCGGCGCAGTACAGCAAGGAGCTGAGCGACAAGGTCTTCCGCGGCTGCGTCAAGATCAGCGAGCAGGGCTACTGGGCCGGTGGCAAGCCCCCGTACGCGCTGCGACGCCTGTTGCTGGACGAGGTGCGGCACCCTGTGCAGACGCTGGCGCCGGGGCAGCGCAAGAGCATTCAGAACCAGCGCGTGACGCTAGCCCCCGGTGAGCAACTCCACGTCGCGACGGTGCAGCGCATCTTTCGCGAGTTCACACAGACGTTGCGGAGCATGCAGGTCATCGCCGAGCAGCTGAACCGCGACGGCGTGCGCTCGCCGGGCGGCGGCCAGTGGGACCGCGGGAAGGTCCGCCACATCCTGCTAAACGAGCTCTACGTCGGCACGCTCATCTACAACCGCACCACGCAGAAACTGAAGACGCCCACGCGGCATAACCCCAAAGACCGATGGATCAAGTCGCCCGGCGCGCTCGATCCCCTGGTGGAGCGCGGGATTTTTGACGAGGCGCAGCGCTTACTCGCGCAGGCCACCCTGCGCTACACGCCGGAGTACATGCTGGACCGGCTGCGAAATGTCCTCACGGAGCACGCGCAGGTGCGGCCGGCGCTGCTGCGGGCGGCGCCCAACACGCCGGCGGCGACGACGTACGCAAAGCACTTTTCATCTCTGGATGCGGCCTACCAGCAAGTCTTCGGTGACGCGCTGCGAGCCGTGAAGGAGGATGTAGAAGCCCAGCTGCGCCGCCTGGTCACCCAGGTCGAGGCCTACGATGATTTCCTCGTGCTCAACGGCCGGTTCACCGTCCTGATCCAACCCTCCATGCCCGTGCCGCATGGCTACAGCCACTACTGGTACTTTCGCCCGGACGCACGGGCGGTCGTGGATATCACGCTGGGGGTGCCGGTGTCCGGCCCGCAGGGTCCTGAGATCCTCGGCTATCTGGCCCTGCCGCGGTTGCTGGTCGAGCGCCGCGGCATTCGGCTGTTCAGTACTTCGGAGGCACGGCTCGACCTGTACGGCCACCGTGGCTTGGACGTGATCTTCCAGCTTGCGAGATGA
- a CDS encoding ParB N-terminal domain-containing protein translates to MDASPAILLMKDRRRELIPIDKIKVINSRNRDEKQFSMNIQSIEANGQLKDIRVNDKFLAKTGRYELICGEGRLIAHQRLSRTYIRAEIVTCTRKQAYLESLVENLARSRPGTMEFARELKRLHDEGWSFEQIAQVAC, encoded by the coding sequence ATGGACGCCAGCCCCGCCATTTTGCTGATGAAAGACCGCCGCCGGGAGCTGATCCCGATCGACAAGATCAAGGTGATCAACTCGCGAAACCGCGACGAGAAGCAGTTCTCCATGAACATCCAGAGCATCGAGGCCAACGGCCAGCTCAAGGACATTCGCGTGAACGACAAGTTCCTCGCCAAGACCGGCCGCTACGAGCTGATCTGCGGCGAAGGGCGGCTCATCGCCCACCAGCGCCTCAGCCGCACGTACATTCGGGCGGAGATCGTCACCTGCACGCGCAAGCAGGCGTATTTGGAGTCGCTGGTCGAGAACCTGGCGCGGAGCCGGCCGGGCACGATGGAGTTTGCCCGCGAGCTGAAGCGGCTGCATGACGAAGGCTGGAGCTTTGAGCAGATCGCCCAAGTCGCCTGTTGA
- a CDS encoding ParB N-terminal domain-containing protein → MDMTPARDIPIIRLRPLRERKVTQREFDRIRVSIKAIGLIEPLLVYPEGEDFVIIDGAQRYRALLEMGVEVVPCILAERREAFTGNRMVNRVSPIQEHRMIEKSLEELDEQSIAAALGIGTITHRIKKTLLKQLHPEVATAYDAGTITRTCAMELTHVKPARQHEILTAMYGYKDFSVAFARSLILKTPPGQRDTRRRHKHNPWVKASQRKSDLLKKLTDAEQKHDFYSRLYKQYTVDLLRLAIYARSLLTNAVVRAHLDQHHAPLVARFEAIIADARG, encoded by the coding sequence ATGGACATGACACCCGCCCGCGACATCCCCATCATCCGACTCCGGCCGCTGCGCGAACGTAAGGTCACGCAGCGGGAGTTCGACCGCATTCGCGTCAGCATCAAGGCGATCGGCCTGATCGAGCCGTTGCTCGTCTACCCCGAAGGGGAGGACTTCGTCATCATCGACGGCGCGCAGCGCTATCGCGCCCTGCTGGAAATGGGCGTCGAAGTCGTGCCCTGCATCCTGGCCGAACGCCGGGAAGCATTCACCGGCAATCGTATGGTGAATCGCGTTTCGCCGATCCAGGAACATCGGATGATCGAGAAGTCGCTCGAGGAGTTGGACGAGCAGTCCATCGCCGCGGCGCTCGGGATCGGCACCATCACCCATCGCATCAAGAAGACGCTGCTCAAGCAACTGCACCCGGAAGTGGCCACCGCGTACGACGCGGGGACGATCACGCGCACGTGCGCGATGGAGCTCACGCACGTCAAGCCGGCCCGGCAGCACGAGATCCTGACGGCCATGTACGGCTACAAGGACTTCAGCGTCGCGTTTGCGCGGAGTCTGATACTGAAGACGCCCCCGGGGCAGCGGGACACGCGGCGTCGCCACAAGCACAATCCCTGGGTCAAGGCGTCCCAGCGCAAGAGTGACCTGCTGAAGAAGCTCACTGACGCGGAACAGAAGCACGATTTCTACTCGCGGCTCTACAAGCAGTACACCGTGGACCTGCTGCGGCTGGCGATCTACGCCCGATCGCTGCTGACGAACGCGGTGGTGCGCGCACACCTGGATCAGCACCATGCGCCGCTCGTCGCGCGCTTCGAGGCGATTATTGCGGACGCACGAGGGTAG
- a CDS encoding SOS response-associated peptidase, which translates to MCGRYTLICSERELVEVFDIAPGAHQVALPPRFNIAPSQDVPVIRIIKQGVGRELHQVRWGLVPSWARDPMVGNRMINARSETAAQKPSFRAALRARRCLIPCTGFYEWQPVASRVGARGQRKQPYYICRLDGGLLPLAGLWERWQSSVGEVIESCSILTTEANALLRPLHDRMPVILPPEHFALWLDPAEQDVRLLEPLLKPLPEAGLVAYPVGSQVGNPRNNDPSCIEPVG; encoded by the coding sequence ATGTGCGGCCGATACACGTTGATCTGCAGCGAGCGGGAACTGGTCGAAGTTTTCGATATAGCCCCGGGTGCGCACCAAGTCGCGTTGCCGCCCCGTTTCAACATTGCCCCTTCGCAGGACGTGCCTGTCATACGCATCATCAAGCAGGGTGTGGGCCGGGAGCTGCATCAGGTGCGCTGGGGGTTGGTTCCAAGCTGGGCCCGTGATCCGATGGTCGGCAACCGCATGATCAACGCCCGGTCCGAGACCGCGGCGCAGAAACCTTCGTTTCGCGCTGCACTGCGCGCGCGTCGCTGCCTGATCCCCTGCACCGGTTTCTATGAGTGGCAGCCGGTTGCTTCAAGGGTGGGCGCGCGGGGGCAGCGCAAACAGCCCTACTACATCTGCCGCCTCGACGGGGGCCTTTTGCCCCTCGCCGGATTGTGGGAGCGCTGGCAATCGTCCGTTGGCGAAGTGATTGAATCCTGTTCGATTCTGACAACCGAGGCGAACGCGCTGCTTCGACCACTGCACGATCGCATGCCCGTGATCCTCCCGCCGGAGCACTTCGCGCTGTGGCTGGATCCCGCTGAACAGGATGTACGGCTACTCGAGCCGCTGTTGAAGCCGTTACCCGAAGCGGGGCTGGTCGCCTACCCGGTGGGCTCGCAGGTGGGTAACCCGCGGAACAACGATCCTTCCTGTATCGAGCCGGTCGGCTGA
- a CDS encoding aminotransferase class I/II-fold pyridoxal phosphate-dependent enzyme, with product MLPSVAVEGPVRPAVRTGNIRYAVRDIAVLAEEVRRSGKPMLYLNIGDPNAHDFAPPEAVVEAVCRALRDNRNGYAPSSGIPEALEALRADACARGMRGVQHAFITNGSSEAIELALSALVNRGENVLTPTPGYPLYTALLAKLEAENRPYFLDEERDWAPCVEDMAEKIDTRTRAIVLINPNNPTGASYTRSALERIVELAVRHNLVLLSDEIYDQLVLDGEPHVPTAALRDDAKVVTFNGLSKAYCCPGFRLGWGLVSGPAAEVGDYCEAIRKMERARLCANHAEQYAIAPALATPAAYGQEVRAKLARRRDITCARLNAIPGISCVRPGGAFYAFPRLNLDVSDDEFVAELIRQTGVVLVPGSGFGQRPGTRHLRVVFLPPEEQLHLAFDHMAGLAARWQ from the coding sequence ATGCTACCCAGCGTGGCAGTCGAGGGGCCTGTTCGGCCGGCCGTGCGAACAGGAAATATCCGCTATGCGGTCCGGGATATTGCGGTCTTGGCGGAAGAGGTGCGGCGATCCGGCAAGCCGATGTTGTACCTGAATATCGGGGACCCCAATGCACACGACTTCGCACCGCCGGAGGCCGTGGTAGAAGCAGTCTGTCGTGCACTGCGCGATAACCGGAACGGCTACGCGCCATCATCGGGGATTCCGGAAGCGCTCGAAGCGCTGCGGGCTGACGCCTGCGCCCGGGGGATGCGCGGGGTACAGCACGCTTTCATTACAAACGGCAGCAGTGAGGCGATTGAGCTCGCGCTCAGTGCGCTGGTCAATCGTGGCGAGAACGTTCTGACTCCGACCCCCGGTTACCCGCTGTATACGGCCCTGCTTGCCAAGCTCGAAGCGGAGAATCGGCCGTACTTCCTGGATGAAGAGCGCGACTGGGCGCCTTGTGTTGAGGACATGGCCGAGAAGATCGATACCCGTACGCGCGCGATCGTGCTGATCAACCCGAACAATCCGACCGGCGCATCGTATACGCGGAGTGCCCTGGAGCGCATCGTCGAACTGGCTGTGCGGCACAACCTGGTATTGCTTTCCGATGAGATCTATGACCAGCTCGTGCTGGACGGTGAGCCGCACGTCCCCACTGCGGCACTACGCGACGACGCCAAAGTTGTCACGTTCAACGGCCTCTCCAAGGCCTACTGCTGCCCCGGGTTTCGGCTCGGCTGGGGGCTGGTCAGCGGGCCGGCGGCGGAGGTCGGGGACTATTGTGAGGCCATTCGTAAGATGGAGCGCGCCCGACTGTGTGCCAATCATGCCGAGCAGTACGCAATCGCTCCGGCCCTCGCGACCCCGGCGGCGTATGGTCAAGAGGTCCGCGCGAAGCTGGCGCGCCGCCGCGACATCACCTGCGCCCGGCTGAACGCCATTCCGGGGATTTCGTGTGTGCGGCCGGGCGGCGCTTTCTATGCGTTTCCGCGGCTGAATCTGGATGTCTCGGATGATGAGTTCGTGGCCGAGTTGATTCGACAGACGGGCGTGGTGCTGGTGCCGGGCAGTGGTTTCGGTCAGCGACCCGGCACGCGACACTTGCGGGTCGTATTCCTGCCGCCCGAGGAGCAATTGCACCTGGCGTTCGACCACATGGCGGGGCTCGCGGCGCGCTGGCAGTAG